The following are encoded together in the Thermodesulfobium sp. 4217-1 genome:
- a CDS encoding DNA-directed RNA polymerase subunit beta — protein MRDVLVKPRIKYAGERSNETQRIEAPVPNLLDLQKKSYERFLQFGIEEELSSYFPIVDAGDRYELTFVSCRLEEPKFSEEEARIKDKTYEAQIKVKLRLLDKQSQEVIESEVLLGEVPVMTKRATFVVNGSERVIVNQLTRSPGVYFKEDKDLMDRKTFLGTVIPVKGNWINFEAPSNGSVWIRIEKSRKLPVSIFLKACGIDQSRIEEALVDDKFRKATFAQDGTQNREEALQEFYKKIRPGEAPNPEAAKGIINNRFFDKRRFDLGEVGRLKINEKLGLMDVVPLDCLVLHKEDMLAIVKYLVNLHYGDGTLDDIDHLENRRVRLVGELVRQKFREGLYRMEHAIHERMSLYKGTTKLKISNVINSGPLTVALREFFCTGQLSQYMDQTNPLAELTHKRRISVLGPGGLTRERAGFEVRDIHPSYYGRFCPIETPEGPNVGLISSPTIYAVVNDYGFLETPYRKVKNGKLTDIIESFTASKERNLYIASADVNVENQKIKGDTVVARYNGEFMQVSPDKIDYIGVSPKQMLSLSSSLIPFVEHNDANRALMGCNMQRQAVPLAIEEAPWVGTGMEMVAAIDSGMVHIADKDGTVRTAAGGKILIDFNDGTSKEYRLMKFVRSNNATCFNQKSLVRAGDKVKKGQILTSGCATDKGELALGKNVLVAFMPFGGYNFEDAILINNRLVREDVFTSIHIESYEVEARSTKLGDEEITREIPNVSEEARRNLDEQGIIVVGTEVNAGDYLVGKLTPKGDVEPPSEERLLRAIFGDKLRDMRDTSLKLPHGEKGKVIDVRIFSRNNGDDLLPGVTTKVRITVAQMRKISVGDKMTGRHGNKGVISKILPEADMPYLPDGTPVDVVLNPLGVPSRMNVGQILEEQLGLAAGILNNFGKDKEVKYKFEATPFDESFGERASERFIQQYLDKAREIKPFVGKNGKVTLYDGRTGDPFLSPVTVGYMYLLKLIHLVDDKIHARSTGPYSLITQQPLGGKAQFGGQRFGEMEVWALEAYGAANVLQEILTIKSDDITGRTKAMEAIIKGKNLGTPGLPESFKVLVRELQGLALDITLMHQDGNFIDLEHMDDDDNMLPLLKTVNIEY, from the coding sequence ATGAGAGACGTATTAGTTAAGCCCCGCATAAAATATGCGGGTGAAAGATCAAATGAAACACAAAGGATCGAAGCTCCTGTACCAAATCTTTTAGATCTTCAAAAGAAATCTTATGAGAGATTTCTTCAGTTTGGAATTGAAGAAGAATTGAGTTCTTACTTCCCAATTGTGGATGCAGGTGACAGGTATGAATTAACATTTGTTTCCTGCCGTTTGGAAGAACCAAAATTTTCTGAAGAGGAGGCCCGAATCAAGGACAAGACTTATGAAGCCCAGATCAAGGTTAAGTTAAGACTACTTGACAAACAAAGCCAAGAAGTGATCGAATCTGAGGTTTTATTGGGTGAAGTGCCAGTAATGACAAAAAGGGCAACTTTTGTCGTGAATGGATCAGAAAGGGTAATAGTAAACCAGCTTACAAGGTCTCCTGGCGTTTATTTTAAAGAAGACAAAGACCTTATGGACAGGAAAACGTTTTTAGGTACAGTAATACCTGTTAAGGGAAATTGGATAAATTTTGAGGCGCCTTCAAATGGTTCTGTATGGATTAGAATAGAAAAGTCAAGGAAATTGCCCGTATCTATCTTTCTAAAAGCTTGCGGAATTGACCAATCAAGAATTGAAGAGGCCCTTGTAGATGACAAATTTAGAAAGGCCACTTTCGCTCAGGATGGCACACAAAACAGAGAAGAGGCCCTTCAAGAGTTTTATAAGAAAATTAGACCTGGAGAAGCACCAAATCCTGAGGCAGCTAAGGGCATTATAAACAATAGATTTTTTGACAAAAGAAGATTCGATCTTGGTGAGGTTGGACGTCTAAAAATAAATGAAAAATTGGGTCTAATGGATGTAGTTCCATTAGATTGTTTGGTTTTACATAAAGAGGATATGCTTGCAATTGTTAAGTATCTTGTAAACCTTCATTATGGAGATGGCACGCTGGATGATATCGATCATCTTGAGAACAGAAGAGTAAGACTGGTAGGCGAGTTGGTAAGACAGAAATTTAGAGAAGGTCTTTATAGGATGGAACATGCGATTCACGAAAGAATGTCTTTGTACAAGGGTACCACAAAGCTAAAAATTAGCAATGTTATAAATAGCGGTCCGCTTACAGTAGCCTTGCGCGAGTTTTTCTGTACCGGTCAATTATCGCAATATATGGATCAAACAAATCCTCTTGCAGAGCTTACTCACAAGAGAAGGATCTCAGTTCTCGGACCTGGCGGGTTAACAAGAGAGAGAGCTGGTTTCGAAGTAAGAGATATTCACCCTTCTTACTATGGCAGATTTTGCCCGATTGAGACTCCTGAAGGCCCCAATGTCGGATTGATTAGCTCACCGACTATTTATGCTGTGGTCAATGACTATGGATTTTTAGAGACGCCGTATAGAAAGGTCAAAAACGGTAAGTTGACTGATATTATCGAAAGCTTTACCGCTAGCAAGGAGAGAAACCTATATATTGCTTCTGCAGACGTAAACGTTGAAAATCAAAAGATTAAAGGCGACACTGTTGTAGCAAGGTATAACGGTGAATTCATGCAGGTTTCACCTGATAAGATTGACTATATTGGAGTTTCTCCCAAGCAGATGTTAAGCTTGAGCTCCTCCTTAATTCCTTTCGTAGAACATAACGATGCAAACCGTGCTTTGATGGGCTGTAACATGCAGCGTCAGGCTGTACCTCTTGCTATTGAGGAGGCGCCATGGGTTGGCACGGGTATGGAGATGGTAGCAGCAATTGATTCCGGTATGGTTCACATTGCTGATAAGGATGGGACGGTAAGGACTGCCGCTGGTGGAAAAATACTTATAGATTTTAATGATGGTACATCAAAAGAATATAGATTAATGAAATTTGTTAGATCAAACAACGCAACGTGCTTTAACCAAAAATCTCTTGTAAGGGCTGGAGACAAGGTCAAGAAGGGTCAAATTCTAACTTCTGGCTGTGCAACCGATAAAGGTGAATTGGCACTTGGCAAAAATGTTTTGGTAGCATTTATGCCATTTGGCGGATATAACTTTGAAGATGCAATATTGATCAACAATAGACTTGTAAGAGAGGATGTTTTTACCTCTATACACATTGAGAGCTATGAAGTTGAGGCCAGATCTACTAAATTGGGCGATGAGGAAATAACGAGAGAAATCCCGAATGTCTCTGAAGAAGCAAGGAGAAATCTTGATGAACAGGGCATTATTGTGGTTGGCACAGAAGTCAATGCTGGAGATTATCTTGTGGGAAAGCTTACGCCAAAGGGTGATGTGGAGCCTCCTTCTGAAGAAAGATTATTAAGGGCAATTTTTGGAGATAAATTAAGGGATATGAGAGATACCTCTCTAAAGCTTCCTCATGGTGAAAAAGGCAAAGTAATAGATGTTAGGATTTTTTCTAGGAACAATGGCGACGATCTGCTCCCGGGAGTGACTACAAAGGTTAGAATAACGGTTGCGCAGATGAGAAAGATATCTGTGGGCGACAAGATGACAGGTAGACACGGTAATAAAGGTGTCATATCCAAGATCTTGCCTGAGGCTGATATGCCTTATTTGCCAGACGGAACTCCAGTTGACGTCGTTTTGAACCCATTGGGCGTACCTTCAAGAATGAATGTAGGTCAGATACTTGAAGAACAATTGGGACTTGCGGCTGGAATACTTAACAATTTTGGCAAGGATAAAGAAGTCAAATATAAATTTGAAGCAACGCCTTTTGACGAGTCATTTGGAGAAAGGGCATCTGAGAGATTTATCCAGCAATATTTGGACAAAGCCAGAGAGATTAAGCCCTTTGTTGGGAAAAACGGAAAGGTTACTCTGTATGATGGTAGAACTGGCGATCCGTTTTTGTCTCCTGTCACAGTGGGATATATGTACTTGCTAAAACTCATCCACCTTGTTGATGACAAGATCCATGCAAGATCAACTGGTCCATACTCGCTAATAACTCAACAGCCTCTTGGAGGAAAAGCTCAGTTCGGAGGTCAGAGGTTTGGTGAGATGGAAGTGTGGGCGCTGGAGGCTTATGGCGCTGCAAATGTGCTGCAAGAGATACTGACTATCAAATCTGATGACATAACTGGCAGAACAAAGGCAATGGAGGCAATTATAAAGGGTAAAAATCTGGGAACTCCAGGTTTGCCAGAGTCTTTTAAAGTGCTTGTCAGAGAGCTTCAGGGATTAGCGCTTGACATAACCCTTATGCATCAAGATGGCAATTTTATTGATTTGGAACATATGGATGATGACGATAATATGCTTCCGCTTTTAAAGACTGTAAACATTGAATATTAA
- the rpoC gene encoding DNA-directed RNA polymerase subunit beta' — MEPFVEIDDNKRQIKEKTSSKLVGIKIGLASSEKIREWSKGEVKKPETINYRTLRPERGGLFCEKIFGPTKDYECYCGKYKRPRYKGTICDRCGVEVTTSKVRRLRMGHIDLAAPVAHIWYFKGTTSYIASVLELSNKEVEEVIYFSRYLILDPKDSDLQKFKTLSEDEYEYWLKQLGRSAIEVEYLNDGNYQVTDPKNTLLQAGRILTSDEYEYYTYSFGQDYFVAKMGAEAIKEALESINVVELSQQIKEDMVSTSSQSPKRLKMIKRFRVLEFFRKSGANPAWMVLEAIPVIPPDLRPMVQLDGGRFATSDLNDLYRRVINRNNRLKKLLDMGAPEIIVRNEKRMLQEAVDALFDNERRIKPVTGTHDRPLRSLSDIIEGKQGRFRQNLLGKRVDYSGRSVIVVGPTLKLHQCGLPKEMALELFKPFVIHELIERGLTGNVKGAKRKLERGESVIWDILAEVIQGHPVFLNRAPTLHRLGIQAFEPVLIEGKAIHLHPLVCTAFNADFDGDQMAVHVPLSLEAQAEARILMLASHNLLSPANGQPLVTPSQDMVLGLHYLTSFDKNSNFRSEEDAMDAFKKGEIEETQKIDVFCEKANGYLTTCISKIKIGKPFLFFVDKEDAITRYQINSVNPDEFSLSIIDRIAVKINNEFLSTSIGQIFFNEALPDNWPYYREPLTKKKVANIVRKCYEDIGLTRTVKLVDDLKDMGFKYAKESGISISIDDLVVPDEKKDIVKKAEEEVKKYEDFVFEGVMTQEEKDSKVREKWNMVTDEIKDRMNTSMGERNPVFMMANSGARGNIDQVRQLAAMRGLMSDPHGRIIPIPIKANLKEGMNMMEYFISTYGARKGLVDTALRTSNSGYLTRRLVDVAQEIIVREEDCGSEESLIVSDMFEGPKVILELRDRIIGRFSAEDIYDADGKLIVNRNSLITPPIADKIVDAGIKEVAVRSPLTCKTPHGVCQKCYGWSLATRNIVEIGEAVGIIAAQSIGEPGTQLTMRTFHTGGVALHRSKNIERSKTNGTVKFDGLKTFSFLNDNEETTIAISDGHISVKGESNFKSFVNRGMLIRVKDGAVVKENDLLAEEDEENEYLISGKGISVYFTMPLEERKMSEDNVITFASQNGEVLYTKEKPILIKVNANLDIKIKDREKVVVGKEIAEGITSPVLGMAIIPKFEPVLDSETGEMVTNIYIYQGEFFPCNKNSRLFIKDGAKLTNTTLVAISPILRESAMKTKDIIQGLPRVEELFEARRPKNAAILSEIDGIVHIFENNDPDPIKIIIEGLDETKEIIAPASTQLKMSEGAFIKKGYPLTEGQFYPQEILKTRGIDAVKQYIVDEIQKVYKDQSVSIHDKHIEIIVRQMTKRVKIRIDGDSDWLPGEYVDRGEFEKVVKDLILQGKVPPEADDAVLGITKSSLNTSSFIAAASFQETTRILTEASIRGKVDHLRGLKENVVIGRLIPAGTGYDLYEKVDYSKDGDKQD; from the coding sequence TTGGAACCCTTTGTTGAAATTGATGATAATAAAAGACAAATTAAAGAGAAGACATCTTCCAAGCTTGTTGGTATTAAGATTGGACTTGCTTCTAGTGAGAAAATAAGAGAGTGGTCAAAAGGAGAAGTAAAAAAGCCTGAAACCATTAACTATAGAACTCTGAGGCCCGAAAGAGGCGGCCTCTTTTGTGAAAAAATCTTTGGTCCTACCAAAGATTATGAGTGTTATTGCGGCAAGTACAAAAGGCCAAGATATAAGGGCACAATTTGTGATAGATGCGGAGTAGAGGTTACCACATCAAAGGTAAGAAGATTGAGAATGGGGCACATTGACCTGGCAGCCCCTGTTGCTCATATTTGGTATTTTAAAGGCACTACGAGCTATATTGCATCTGTTTTGGAGCTTTCAAACAAGGAAGTTGAAGAAGTAATATATTTTTCAAGGTATCTAATTTTAGACCCTAAGGATAGTGACTTACAAAAGTTTAAGACTCTATCGGAAGATGAATACGAATATTGGTTGAAACAACTTGGTAGGTCTGCAATTGAGGTAGAGTATTTAAATGATGGAAATTATCAGGTTACCGATCCAAAAAATACCTTACTGCAAGCTGGCAGAATTCTTACTTCAGATGAATACGAATATTATACTTATAGTTTCGGTCAGGATTATTTTGTTGCAAAGATGGGTGCTGAAGCTATTAAAGAGGCGCTGGAGTCTATTAACGTAGTAGAATTAAGCCAGCAAATTAAAGAGGATATGGTCTCTACATCTTCTCAAAGTCCAAAAAGACTTAAGATGATAAAAAGATTTAGAGTTCTTGAATTTTTTAGAAAATCTGGTGCCAATCCTGCATGGATGGTTTTAGAAGCCATACCTGTTATCCCGCCTGACTTAAGACCAATGGTTCAGTTAGATGGAGGCAGGTTTGCCACTTCTGACCTAAACGATCTTTATAGAAGGGTTATCAATAGAAACAATAGGTTAAAAAAACTTCTTGATATGGGCGCTCCTGAAATAATAGTCAGAAATGAAAAAAGGATGCTCCAGGAGGCTGTGGATGCGCTTTTTGACAACGAGAGAAGGATAAAACCTGTTACTGGGACTCACGATAGACCTCTTAGATCTCTTTCAGATATCATTGAGGGAAAACAAGGGCGATTCAGACAGAATTTGTTGGGAAAAAGAGTCGACTATTCTGGGCGTTCGGTAATTGTGGTAGGTCCTACGCTTAAGCTTCATCAATGTGGATTGCCGAAAGAAATGGCTCTTGAGCTTTTCAAGCCATTTGTAATTCATGAACTGATTGAGAGAGGTTTGACTGGGAACGTAAAAGGCGCAAAGAGAAAGCTGGAGAGAGGTGAAAGTGTAATCTGGGATATCCTTGCCGAGGTTATACAAGGACACCCTGTATTTCTTAACCGTGCTCCTACGCTTCATAGACTGGGCATTCAGGCATTTGAGCCAGTTTTGATTGAAGGAAAAGCTATTCATCTTCATCCTTTAGTTTGTACGGCATTCAATGCGGACTTTGACGGAGATCAAATGGCAGTTCACGTTCCTCTATCTCTTGAGGCCCAGGCTGAAGCAAGAATATTGATGCTGGCAAGTCACAACCTTTTGTCCCCTGCCAATGGTCAGCCGTTGGTTACGCCATCTCAAGATATGGTCTTGGGCCTTCACTATCTGACAAGTTTTGATAAAAATTCTAACTTTAGAAGTGAAGAAGACGCAATGGACGCCTTTAAGAAGGGTGAGATTGAAGAGACCCAAAAGATTGACGTTTTTTGTGAAAAAGCTAATGGGTACCTGACTACCTGTATTAGTAAAATAAAGATTGGAAAGCCTTTTTTGTTCTTTGTAGACAAAGAGGACGCTATTACAAGATATCAAATAAATAGTGTAAATCCTGATGAATTTTCCCTTAGCATTATTGACAGAATTGCAGTTAAAATTAATAATGAATTCTTGTCAACGAGCATAGGTCAAATATTTTTTAATGAAGCTCTTCCAGACAATTGGCCTTATTATAGAGAACCTCTTACCAAGAAAAAGGTTGCAAATATTGTAAGGAAATGTTACGAGGATATCGGGCTTACCAGAACGGTAAAGCTGGTTGACGATTTAAAGGATATGGGATTTAAGTATGCAAAAGAGTCGGGGATATCTATTTCAATCGACGATCTCGTCGTCCCTGATGAGAAAAAAGATATTGTTAAGAAGGCAGAAGAAGAAGTAAAAAAATACGAAGATTTTGTTTTTGAGGGCGTTATGACTCAAGAGGAAAAGGATTCAAAAGTAAGAGAAAAATGGAACATGGTTACTGACGAGATTAAAGACAGAATGAACACGAGTATGGGTGAAAGAAATCCTGTGTTTATGATGGCAAATTCTGGCGCCAGAGGCAACATAGATCAGGTAAGGCAGCTGGCTGCAATGAGAGGTCTTATGTCAGACCCACATGGGAGAATCATCCCTATACCTATAAAAGCAAACCTTAAAGAAGGCATGAATATGATGGAATATTTTATTTCAACATACGGTGCAAGAAAGGGTTTGGTTGATACTGCATTGAGAACTTCTAACTCAGGATATCTTACCAGGAGATTGGTTGACGTCGCTCAGGAAATAATCGTGAGAGAAGAGGATTGCGGTAGTGAAGAAAGCTTAATAGTCTCTGATATGTTTGAAGGGCCAAAAGTAATTTTGGAATTAAGAGACAGGATTATTGGTAGATTTAGCGCTGAAGACATATATGATGCTGATGGTAAGCTAATAGTAAATAGAAATTCGCTCATAACTCCTCCTATCGCTGACAAGATTGTAGATGCTGGAATAAAAGAGGTGGCTGTAAGGTCTCCTTTGACTTGTAAAACTCCTCATGGAGTATGTCAAAAATGTTATGGCTGGAGCTTGGCTACCAGAAATATTGTTGAGATTGGCGAGGCTGTGGGCATTATTGCTGCTCAATCCATAGGAGAACCTGGCACTCAGCTCACTATGAGAACATTTCACACTGGCGGGGTCGCACTCCATAGGAGTAAGAACATAGAGAGATCAAAGACCAATGGAACGGTAAAATTCGATGGCCTAAAGACATTTTCGTTCTTAAATGACAACGAAGAAACGACAATTGCCATTTCGGATGGGCATATATCTGTAAAGGGTGAGTCCAATTTTAAATCTTTTGTAAACAGAGGCATGCTTATACGCGTTAAAGATGGCGCAGTTGTAAAAGAAAACGATCTTTTAGCTGAGGAAGATGAAGAAAACGAATATTTGATATCAGGCAAGGGCATAAGTGTTTATTTCACAATGCCTCTTGAGGAAAGAAAAATGTCTGAGGATAATGTTATTACCTTTGCATCTCAAAATGGTGAGGTTTTATATACAAAAGAGAAACCAATATTGATAAAGGTAAACGCTAACCTGGATATAAAAATAAAAGATAGAGAAAAAGTTGTGGTAGGTAAAGAAATCGCAGAAGGCATTACCAGCCCAGTTTTGGGTATGGCTATTATTCCTAAGTTCGAACCTGTTTTAGACTCTGAAACGGGCGAGATGGTTACCAATATATATATTTATCAAGGTGAATTTTTCCCTTGTAATAAGAATTCAAGATTGTTTATAAAAGATGGCGCCAAGTTGACTAACACTACTTTAGTAGCAATTTCTCCTATTTTAAGGGAGAGCGCAATGAAGACAAAAGATATTATCCAGGGTCTGCCAAGGGTAGAGGAGCTTTTTGAAGCAAGAAGACCAAAAAATGCTGCAATCCTCTCAGAAATTGATGGAATTGTTCATATCTTTGAAAACAATGATCCAGATCCAATTAAAATAATAATTGAAGGATTGGATGAGACGAAAGAGATTATAGCCCCTGCAAGTACGCAGCTCAAGATGTCTGAGGGTGCGTTTATTAAAAAAGGCTATCCTTTGACAGAGGGTCAGTTCTACCCACAGGAGATTTTAAAGACCAGAGGGATTGATGCGGTCAAGCAGTATATCGTTGACGAAATACAAAAAGTATATAAGGACCAAAGCGTTTCAATACACGATAAGCACATTGAAATTATTGTCAGACAGATGACTAAGAGGGTGAAGATAAGAATCGACGGTGATTCTGATTGGCTGCCAGGCGAATACGTCGATAGAGGCGAATTTGAAAAGGTGGTCAAAGACCTTATACTCCAAGGCAAAGTTCCGCCTGAGGCCGATGATGCAGTACTCGGGATCACAAAATCGTCTTTGAACACCTCATCCTTCATTGCTGCTGCCTCTTTCCAGGAAACTACCAGGATATTGACCGAGGCATCCATTAGAGGAAAGGTAGACCATCTTAGAGGATTGAAGGAGAATGTGGTAATAGGGAGACTGATCCCTGCTGGCACAGGATATGATCTATATGAAAAGGTTGATTATAGTAAGGATGGCGATAAACAAGATTAG
- a CDS encoding trypsin-like peptidase domain-containing protein translates to MYEQKGNKFREMLAKSIFFFVAACFGGMLVLGAIWAFPAFRPPVKVSPSTAVAAIDMSTDSPVVEAVKKVMPSVVQINTLMYVKNPISDFFGIPMKPIPEEGLGSGVIIRSDGLILTNNHVIANATKVKVTLSDGRKFDGEVLGADPVTDLAVVKVNATGLPAAQLGSSSDLQLGQWAIAIGNPYGFSGTVTLGIVSALDRKVQTSTYSAGPFIQTDAAINPGNSGGPLVDINGRVIGINTAIIPYAQGIGFAIPIDTAKNILDQLITNHQVTHPYLGIDMLPVDQYQLSQMGIKQNAAVYVAKVMPGSPAEHAGILPGDVILKIDNTEVDVYSLPNIILTHKVGDVVHITLFRSGKIIDVPVTLEPRPENMKY, encoded by the coding sequence ATGTACGAGCAAAAAGGAAATAAATTTAGAGAAATGCTTGCAAAGTCTATCTTCTTTTTTGTTGCAGCGTGTTTTGGAGGTATGCTTGTCCTTGGTGCTATATGGGCTTTTCCAGCATTTAGACCGCCTGTAAAGGTATCACCCTCTACAGCGGTGGCAGCTATCGATATGTCAACTGACTCTCCTGTTGTAGAGGCTGTTAAAAAGGTTATGCCAAGCGTTGTACAGATAAACACCCTAATGTATGTAAAGAATCCAATATCTGACTTTTTTGGGATTCCAATGAAACCTATCCCTGAGGAAGGTCTTGGATCTGGTGTTATTATTAGGAGCGATGGTTTGATTCTCACCAATAACCATGTAATTGCAAACGCTACCAAAGTGAAGGTGACTCTTTCTGATGGTAGGAAATTTGATGGAGAGGTTTTAGGAGCCGATCCTGTTACAGATTTGGCTGTGGTTAAAGTAAATGCCACCGGGCTTCCTGCTGCACAGCTGGGGTCTTCTTCTGACCTCCAATTAGGACAGTGGGCTATTGCAATAGGTAACCCCTATGGCTTTTCGGGCACAGTGACTCTTGGAATTGTTAGCGCTCTTGATAGAAAGGTTCAAACATCTACTTACAGCGCTGGTCCATTTATCCAGACAGATGCCGCAATTAATCCAGGAAACTCTGGAGGGCCTCTGGTAGACATAAATGGAAGGGTAATAGGCATTAATACTGCTATAATTCCTTATGCGCAGGGTATAGGCTTTGCAATTCCAATTGATACTGCGAAGAATATTTTGGATCAGCTAATAACCAATCATCAGGTGACACATCCTTATTTGGGTATTGATATGCTGCCAGTAGATCAATATCAGCTAAGCCAGATGGGCATTAAACAAAATGCAGCCGTATATGTGGCAAAGGTTATGCCTGGCTCTCCTGCAGAGCATGCTGGAATACTTCCAGGAGATGTGATTTTGAAGATTGATAATACTGAGGTTGATGTCTATTCTTTGCCAAATATCATTCTTACGCACAAGGTTGGAGACGTGGTTCATATTACCCTGTTTAGATCGGGCAAGATTATCGATGTGCCTGTGACCCTGGAACCGAGACCTGAGAATATGAAATATTGA
- a CDS encoding glycosyltransferase produces the protein MKVLHLLNEGELSWQKTFAKFVSGLSKFGIESIVAMPNAGYTYDFLNDYRIGLAEKPAFNIIPIKFKGFFDPFSYFKLINIIKSNKIDIVHSQLSRAALYAGMAKKHSNVRVVSSAQKVSSIKYFLNSDVVVACSKSVQEDLVKKGFSGNICQIYNGINFDDYFVKRIEKDQAKSRLGISPETFCVGIVARLSAMKGHKILFESFKKIKEDFKDRAISLVVVGDGELFTELKSLARDLAIESDVIFLGRRDDLVELLCSFDLYVSSSIEKEGLPTVLIEALLMEVPVIATDIAGTREIIINNKTGFLINPDSQSIYSSMKEFFLRFYSKDEGIIKLVENGKNHVIENFSLDKMLSSYFDIYKSLLNRE, from the coding sequence ATGAAGGTTTTACATCTATTAAACGAAGGCGAGCTAAGCTGGCAGAAAACTTTCGCAAAATTTGTGTCTGGCTTGTCAAAGTTTGGAATAGAAAGTATTGTAGCTATGCCGAATGCTGGTTATACGTATGACTTTCTAAATGATTACAGAATTGGGCTGGCTGAAAAGCCAGCCTTTAACATTATTCCTATTAAGTTTAAAGGTTTTTTTGATCCATTTTCGTATTTTAAGCTTATCAATATTATAAAGAGCAATAAGATAGATATCGTTCACTCTCAGCTTTCAAGAGCTGCCCTTTATGCAGGAATGGCAAAAAAACATTCCAATGTAAGGGTTGTTTCGAGCGCGCAAAAGGTAAGTTCTATAAAGTATTTTTTAAATTCGGACGTCGTAGTGGCATGTTCGAAATCTGTTCAGGAAGACTTGGTAAAAAAAGGGTTTTCTGGAAATATTTGCCAAATTTACAACGGGATTAACTTTGATGATTATTTTGTTAAAAGAATTGAAAAAGATCAGGCCAAATCAAGACTTGGCATTAGCCCCGAAACATTTTGTGTAGGTATTGTTGCAAGGTTGTCGGCAATGAAGGGGCACAAGATCCTTTTTGAATCTTTTAAGAAAATTAAAGAAGATTTTAAAGATAGAGCTATCTCTCTTGTGGTAGTGGGAGATGGAGAGCTGTTTACTGAGCTTAAATCTTTGGCAAGAGATTTGGCAATTGAAAGTGATGTGATCTTTCTTGGCAGGAGAGACGATTTGGTTGAGCTGTTGTGCTCTTTTGATCTTTATGTTTCTTCTTCGATCGAAAAGGAAGGTTTGCCAACAGTTTTAATTGAAGCACTCTTGATGGAGGTTCCTGTAATTGCAACTGATATCGCTGGAACAAGAGAGATAATTATCAACAACAAAACGGGATTTCTAATTAATCCTGACTCTCAGTCAATATACTCTTCTATGAAAGAATTTTTTCTTAGGTTTTACAGTAAGGATGAAGGTATAATTAAGTTAGTCGAGAATGGGAAAAATCACGTTATTGAAAATTTCTCGCTTGATAAAATGTTAAGTTCATATTTTGATATATATAAATCGTTATTAAATAGAGAGTAA